The DNA segment ATCTGACTTGATTCACGGCCTCATTGACTACAACAATCAGACTTCTAACGATAACGGAGAACACAATGAAGATCACTGCACTGGCCCGGCTGGGCTTGATAACACTGATGGTCGGCACCTTGGCCGCTTGCAGCGGCGACAACGGCAGTGACGGTTCCCCCGGCGCAACGGGTGCGCAGGGTCCGGCGGGGCCGGCGGGTCCTCCGGGCAAGGATGCCGGTACCGGCCCAGTTACGCTGGCCAGCAACTCCGCTCCTGTCACTGAGGCTGCCACTGCGGCCTGGGCAGCGCTTGCACCCCAGGTTACAGTGCAAAGCGTTACCATCGCCAGTCCCCCCGTCGTCAATTTCACGGTGATAACTGCTGCTGGCAACCCGGTCGTGGGGCTGGGCAATACATCGCAAAGCGCGACCGCCACAGTGCCCGGCTATGCCAATCTTTCCTTCGCCCTGGCCAAACTGGTCCCCGGCACGGGCACCGCCCCGAGCAGGTGGGTGAGCTACATCGTGACCACAGTGCCAACCAAGAACGCGACCACCGGCGCCATTACCGCCTCGGTTCCGACACGGCCGACCACCGACAATACCGGTACGCTGGTAGATCATGGCGATGGTACTTACACCTATACGTTCTATAGGGACATCACCAAGGCCAAGGATGACGTTGCGGCAGCGACGCTGACCGCCCCTAACGTTGCCGCGGACCTGGATGATCTGACCTTCGATCCCACCTTGGTCCATCGTGTGTCAATCCAGCTTTCCGGCAACGCCCCCGGCACCGGCACCAACACGCCTAACGCCGTTCAGGTGACCCCGGGGGTTTTATTGGCCAATCCGGCGAACGCGATCTATGACTTCACCCCGGCCACCGGCGCAGCCGTAACGGCGTCCGGGCGCGATATCGCCTCGACGCAGAAATGCAATGATTGCCACCAGAACCTTGGCGGCTTCCCCACTGCCTCGGCGGAAGCTTCCGATGCCACCTTCCATGGCGGCAATCGCAACAAGGTCGAGTACTGCGTGGTCTGCCATACCGAACAGCGCAAGTACGGGCGGACGGAAGCGGTGGTCCTTGCCGATGGCAATTATGACGGTCTGAGCACCTACCGGATCAACGGCCTCGCGGTCGGAAAGCTGGCCCCGCATATCCACAAGATCCACATGAGCGAATTCCTGCTAAAAGCCGGCTATAACTATGGGGGCGTCAGGTACGAAGAAGCCTGCAAGTTCCCGCAGGATATCCGCAATTGCACCAAGTGCCACGACGGTACGGCCGGCGCGGCAAGCGCCACGGCACAGGGCGACAACTGGAAGAACGTGCCCAACCGTTCGGCCTGCGGCGCCTGCCATGATGGCATCAATTTCGCGACCGGCGGCGGCGAAACGCTGAATGGAGCCTTTCCTGGCCACGTCGGCGGCGCCAAGGCGGATGATTCGCAATGCGCACTATGCCATGATGCGACGACCATCGCGGTAAACCACATACCGGT comes from the Georgfuchsia toluolica genome and includes:
- a CDS encoding OmcA/MtrC family decaheme c-type cytochrome, producing the protein MKITALARLGLITLMVGTLAACSGDNGSDGSPGATGAQGPAGPAGPPGKDAGTGPVTLASNSAPVTEAATAAWAALAPQVTVQSVTIASPPVVNFTVITAAGNPVVGLGNTSQSATATVPGYANLSFALAKLVPGTGTAPSRWVSYIVTTVPTKNATTGAITASVPTRPTTDNTGTLVDHGDGTYTYTFYRDITKAKDDVAAATLTAPNVAADLDDLTFDPTLVHRVSIQLSGNAPGTGTNTPNAVQVTPGVLLANPANAIYDFTPATGAAVTASGRDIASTQKCNDCHQNLGGFPTASAEASDATFHGGNRNKVEYCVVCHTEQRKYGRTEAVVLADGNYDGLSTYRINGLAVGKLAPHIHKIHMSEFLLKAGYNYGGVRYEEACKFPQDIRNCTKCHDGTAGAASATAQGDNWKNVPNRSACGACHDGINFATGGGETLNGAFPGHVGGAKADDSQCALCHDATTIAVNHIPVTPPNPTNSLLLGGTNSNTNAAWIASNTSNVPAGAIKVTYEINSVSKNASNQPVMVFRMLQNGVATPFNTFATATPNPATGQKEIWDNFMGAPSVYFVFAVPQDGIAAPADFNASVSSYLRSLWNGTATGTGAGTLTGPDANGFYTATLTGITIPASAVMLTGGMGYSYNVKSTLPLTQTNLSNYPVTAATGSGLTAGMPNATGGLIVVAPDQQKVASGYTGRRAIVEDARCNKCHQELGVFTEDNFHAGQRNDGTTCSWCHNPNRTSSGWSADSTSFVHAIHAAAKRGMDFTWHASSTTDGFWKIGYPGILNKCETCHLPGTYDFSAAASAGALPNRLYRTVATGIFSSTASALSLFAFSPYITLDTDYGSGFSYNAGTQVITAAAGTTLVNSPIATACFACHDSTVAQAHMRANGGSLYAGRTAALATTEQCTICHLSGQIADIKAMHAK